In the Malus domestica chromosome 16, GDT2T_hap1 genome, one interval contains:
- the LOC103435474 gene encoding putative glycine-rich cell wall structural protein 1: protein MAAFQSSLAPVVLLIVGLSLSSMNVSEGRVARKDLGIDLGGIGVGGGIGLGLGLGGGGGGSGSGSGSGAGSSGSSSSSASSSASSSSGSGGGGAGSEAGSSAGSRAASGSSGKSAQGGGGGSGSGHGGGGGGGSGSGHGGGGGSGSGRGEGYGEGYGEGRGEGYDSGGEN, encoded by the coding sequence ATGGCTGCATTCCAATCATCACTTGCTCCCGTTGTTTTGCTTATTGTTGGTTTATCATTGTCAAGTATGAACGTATCAGAGGGCAGAGTTGCAAGGAAAGATTTAGGTATCGATCTTGGAGGAATTGGGGTTGGAGGAGGAATAGGCCTGGGTTTAGGACTTGGTGGAGGAGGCGGTGGTTCCGGTTCCGGGTCCGGATCCGGAGCTGGGTCTAGTGGTTCTTCTTCAAGTTCAGCGTCATCGAGTGCTAGTTCAAGTTCTGGGTCGGGTGGTGGCGGTGCAGGCTCTGAAGCAGGCTCATCTGCTGGCTCTCGGGCCGCGTCAGGGTCATCAGGGAAAAGTGCTCAAGGAGGCGGGGGTGGTTCCGGTTCAGGACATGGAGGAGGGGGCGGGGGAGGTTCTGGTTCAGGACATGGAGGCGGGGGCGGTTCTGGTTCGGGACGTGGTGAGGGTTATGGTGAGGGTTATGGCGAGGGCCGTGGCGAGGGTTATGACAGTGGAGGCGAGAACTGA
- the LOC108173353 gene encoding uncharacterized protein gives MSIATLELEGSYQEQYSQLWDYCNELNMRNPRTNVVVKSELEGGKSQFQRLYMCLAACKQGFLDGCRPLICLDGCHIKGIQPSQLLAVVTVDANNGMFPLAYAITKSECYDSWKWFLEILREDLKIENSHSYVFMMDKQKGLIDAVDQLFPNAEHRHCLKHLYANFNKDHKGLTLKLQMESIARATTLPWFYDEMKKVLNLHEPSHTWQSNRNPSQWARSHFRAEFKCDILLNNLSEAFNRSILNARGKPVLMMLEGVKMYIMLLMASRRESIEKWHDQLGPRVIKVLEENKRKGQWCISKHAGKNKFQVRQEHKREFVVNLNAHTCGCRSWDISGIPCQHACSAVSRFNGNPADYLDD, from the coding sequence ATGAGCATAGCAACCTTAGAACTTGAAGGTTCCTATCAAGAACAATATTCTCAGTTATGGGATTACTGCAATGAGTTGAATATGAGAAATCCGAGAACAAATGTGGTGGTGAAATCTGAATTGGAGGGTGGTAAAAGCCAATTTCAAAGATTGTATATGTGCTTGGCAGCTTGCAAGCAAGGGTTCTTAGATGGATGCAGGCCTCTTATTTGCTTGGATGGGTGTCATATAAAAGGAATTCAGCCTAGCCAATTATTAGCTGTTGTTACAGTTGATGCTAATAATGGAATGTTTCCATTAGCATATGCAATAACTAAGTCAGAGTGCTATGACAGTTGGAAGTGGTTTTTGGAGATTTTAAGAGAAGATTTGAAGATAGAGAACAGTCATAGCTATGTTTTTATGATGGACAAGCAAAAAGGGTTAATTGATGCTGTAGATCAATTATTTCCAAATGCAGAACATAGGCATTGCCTTAAGCACTTATATGCAAATTTCAACAAGGATCATAAGGGTTTGACATTAAAGCTACAAATGGAATCCATAGCAAGAGCTACTACACTACCCTGGTTTTATGATGAGATGAAGAAGGTGCTTAACTTACATGAACCTTCACATACATGGCAATCTAACAGGAATCCAAGTCAATGGGCTAGATCACACTTCAGGGCGGAGTTTAAGTGTGATATCCTTCTAAATAACCTATCAGAAGCATTCAACAGGTCCATTTTGAATGCTAGGGGCAAACCTGTGTTAATGATGTTGGAAGGAGTCAAAATGTACATCATGttattaatggcatcaaggagagAATCTATAGAGAAGTGGCATGATCAATTGGGTCCAAGAGTGATCAAAGTTTtggaagaaaacaaaagaaaggggCAGTGGTGCATTTCAAAGCATGCAGGGAAAAATAAGTTTCAAGTCCGACAAGAACATAAAAGGGAGTTTGTGGTTAACTTGAATGCCCACACTTGTGGTTGTAGATCATGGGATATTTCTGGGATTCCTTGCCAACATGCTTGTTCTGCAGTTAGTAGATTCAATGGCAATCCTGCTGACTATCTTGATGATTAA